AACATCTTCTCCACTCCACCTTCCCCTCTTTGCCTCGCAACATCTTAAAGAGCATCTGCTGTATAAACGGCGTAAGATGTCAAAGAAATCAGAACAAATATTACGAAAAACGCACGATCCATTATTGTAGACACTCTTTGCCAGGTGAGATGGTCGTCTCCTTTCTTGTCACAATGTTCAGTTGCTGAAGTGGTGTCGATATTGGACCCAGTCATCTCAATGGTTACCATAGAAGCAACGGATTTCTCAGCCTTTGACAAAGGACCCTCAGCACCTTGCGCGTGAATCTGCTGAATATTTTGACGTCTTCGTCCGATGCAAAGACAACAGATGCGTTCAACCCAGTCTGGAGGCGTTCCCTCTTTGAAGTACACTCTCAGCACCCCGATATTGGCGAATAACACCAGAGTTATTATAATCATGGTGGCTTCAAGAAGCACTCCGAGGATGGGAAGACCGTCTGAAGTGACTGGCAACCACGATGGAATGATGAGTAAGAAAACTGTCATGGCGAGAAGAACAGTGGTGACGAATCCAATGCGTTCCCCGCTTTCAACATGAATCAGGAAGCTACTAAAGGCAAGAATCGTGAGAATGACGCACGGGATGGTAACGTAGAACGTGTAGTAGAGCGATTTGCGTTTCATTTTTATGGTATATTCAACCTCGCTGAAGTTAAACCTGCAACAGTTTCCATGGTCAGTTTCGGAGAGTCTGGACGTGATCTCTTCTATGCGCCAGTTTCCACTTTCCACAAAACGATCTGCAAAGAAAGGTTGAAGCAGGTTTGTACCCAGgcgctatttatgtgtttttgagGTGACACAAGATTGGGGCCATGAGTAGGTTGAGCCGCGTGGGGTCTCATGGGAAGGGGCAAGAACACACTCCGCTGCAATTTTCAAACATGCACAATAGAGCGCGTGATCGATCAATCGGTAATTTGATGTTTTTTCCTAGTTTTCCCAGTTTAGTTTACTTTACCATTCCCTATTTCTCTTAGATGACTTAAACTTTGAATTTTAGAAATGTGCTTGAGAATCACATTAAAAAGGGAATTAGATCCAAGCTTTAATGATCGTTAATTTACTTTAGTAGTCCGAGCAAACATATACCTACAAAATTTTGCGCTTCTCAGTTTATAGTTAACGTCTTCAAGTATAATATGCCAGTGGATTTCAGTGACTGCTGTGCTGAAACCCCAACGGAtactaaaattacaaaatgggAGCTGGGACGCCCCTCGCCCTAAGGACGGGGTTGGACTAACACCTTGAAAGTAGCAACGGTTCGTAACACTAATTAAAGATGATAAGACAACGTTTCAGCGAAAAGTGCAGTCAATACACCCTGTGACTTACTTGTAAG
The genomic region above belongs to Porites lutea chromosome 12, jaPorLute2.1, whole genome shotgun sequence and contains:
- the LOC140921191 gene encoding neuronal acetylcholine receptor subunit alpha-7-like isoform X2 → MDQITISPTLLQIFSLFDGRVLCRSTSSSWEHKIRADLLENYDKKVRPAIRGKKPVEVSFALRVGRLVKVDNKEQLVVLDTWVIQQWRNPFLTWNSSDYGGLDRIFFSPGEIWVPDIALYNNGDDNINLAGGPSKFVTDVVVDDRGMCRWGGPATFKVNCKMKIDQWPFDEQHCKLGFGSYTFGKNLLKLKLFKDKSQLTNRFVESGNWRIEEITSRLSETDHGNCCRFNFSEVEYTIKMKRKSLYYTFYVTIPCVILTILAFSSFLIHVESGERIGFVTTVLLAMTVFLLIIPSWLPVTSDGLPILGVLLEATMIIITLVLFANIGVLRVYFKEGTPPDWVERICCLCIGRRRQNIQQIHAQGAEGPLSKAEKSVASMVTIEMTGSNIDTTSATEHCDKKGDDHLTWQRVSTIMDRAFFVIFVLISLTSYAVYTADAL
- the LOC140921191 gene encoding neuronal acetylcholine receptor subunit alpha-7-like isoform X1, with amino-acid sequence MRQASRNSIMFSMVLPLFLSAFYGRVLCRSTSSSWEHKIRADLLENYDKKVRPAIRGKKPVEVSFALRVGRLVKVDNKEQLVVLDTWVIQQWRNPFLTWNSSDYGGLDRIFFSPGEIWVPDIALYNNGDDNINLAGGPSKFVTDVVVDDRGMCRWGGPATFKVNCKMKIDQWPFDEQHCKLGFGSYTFGKNLLKLKLFKDKSQLTNRFVESGNWRIEEITSRLSETDHGNCCRFNFSEVEYTIKMKRKSLYYTFYVTIPCVILTILAFSSFLIHVESGERIGFVTTVLLAMTVFLLIIPSWLPVTSDGLPILGVLLEATMIIITLVLFANIGVLRVYFKEGTPPDWVERICCLCIGRRRQNIQQIHAQGAEGPLSKAEKSVASMVTIEMTGSNIDTTSATEHCDKKGDDHLTWQRVSTIMDRAFFVIFVLISLTSYAVYTADAL